A region from the Candidatus Bathyarchaeia archaeon genome encodes:
- a CDS encoding ParB N-terminal domain-containing protein yields the protein MAETEKEGKIERIPIEQLKPLPMHFTVIGREEEDMLREDMKTKDLNSIDPLLVRRMTPEEIEEAKEKYPFAKYEIIDGHTRWEIAKLLKWTEMRATIIECSRDEAYIINYKRNKERGFVDPMLEALCFNHFYQKGFTASQVADMFHVKETTVWNTLQRLKVGKEARRKIIQQAFMGKPITAKHIEVVATLPEDKQPKLVETITEKGLSAKEARKVAKALVTKPEVAERILELPKPKLVEEAEKIVTSPIKPKPPEAAAYERIMELKEHYPMILIDYIYTRYKGKYLKDVIKASIFVVFWEKLTEKEREEVAQKAIKLAGERGFEEPVIG from the coding sequence GAAACTGAAAAAGAAGGCAAAATTGAGCGTATCCCTATAGAGCAGTTGAAGCCTCTACCAATGCACTTCACGGTTATCGGCAGAGAAGAAGAGGACATGCTAAGAGAAGACATGAAAACCAAAGACTTGAACAGCATAGACCCCCTGCTTGTTAGGAGGATGACCCCTGAAGAGATTGAAGAAGCCAAAGAGAAATACCCCTTTGCCAAATACGAAATCATTGACGGACATACAAGATGGGAAATCGCCAAGCTTCTCAAATGGACTGAAATGAGGGCCACAATCATAGAGTGCAGCCGCGACGAAGCCTACATCATAAACTACAAGCGAAACAAGGAGAGAGGATTTGTCGACCCAATGCTTGAAGCCCTATGCTTCAACCACTTTTACCAGAAGGGCTTCACAGCCTCACAGGTTGCAGACATGTTCCACGTCAAAGAGACAACAGTATGGAATACACTACAACGCTTAAAAGTGGGGAAAGAGGCGAGACGCAAAATAATCCAGCAAGCCTTCATGGGAAAGCCCATAACAGCAAAACACATTGAAGTCGTAGCCACACTGCCAGAGGATAAGCAGCCAAAACTTGTTGAAACGATAACTGAAAAGGGGTTAAGCGCCAAAGAAGCAAGGAAAGTCGCCAAAGCACTCGTCACAAAGCCTGAAGTAGCCGAGAGAATCCTTGAACTACCAAAGCCGAAGCTTGTTGAAGAAGCTGAAAAAATTGTAACATCTCCTATAAAGCCGAAACCGCCAGAAGCAGCAGCCTACGAAAGGATCATGGAGTTAAAAGAGCATTATCCAATGATTTTAATCGACTACATATACACTAGATACAAAGGCAAATACTTGAAAGATGTCATTAAAGCCTCAATATTCGTCGTCTTCTGGGAAAAGCTAACGGAAAAAGAGAGGGAGGAAGTAGCCCAGAAGGCCATTAAATTGGCCGGAGAAAGAGGTTTTGAAGAGCCAGTCATTGGCTGA